In Erigeron canadensis isolate Cc75 chromosome 8, C_canadensis_v1, whole genome shotgun sequence, the DNA window gataatatatatagatggcTTACCGAATGTAGAAGTAGGTTGGATGGATATGTCATGCCATTGTGAACCAGTTGCAACTCGAACCACCATAATTTCTTCGTCGACGCTTTCATCAACCATCTCTCTTTTTTGAACAAGCATCCCACCTGGTCGTAATTCCCACTTAACTTCTCCACCCATGGTTCCACCGTAACCTTGTAGGCTAACACTATTGGTTTTACTACGTGCTGTGCTATCATTGGCCTTGCCACAACGTAATTTAGAAAAGCTTCTAGACAACTTCATTGACCTAAACTTCATGATCATCATTGTTGGTTAATTTGGTGTAATTATGTGTTTCTTTAACttcttgtttatgtttatgtttgtgaAAGGGAAAGGAGTGGAGTTATATACTACTCCTAAAGTTCAATGTAATAACGACAAAAATTGGGTACCTaacgaaaaaataaaatatgcaaTGGGTATAAGttgtattttatatgtttttagtggTGATTGATACGAGTATTTGATAAGTAGTTTGAGGCACATGGGGTTGGGCTTTGCAGCGTTGCTTAATTGGCGGGACCAACAACTTTAGTTTTATTGACATGTAATGTAACGTATGTAATTGTAATTAAAAAAGGTAATGGAGGAAATCCTAACCCGGTTATCACAATTGGATATCCATTGATTTACCCCGTATGAGTCAAATGATGTCAGTataatacctccatcctaacctcacatgatctgggcaccccgaaggatcgaactcgtatatttaaacttcacatgatGTGGGTCTAGACTTCATTGCTAACGGCTAccttaaaagaattttttgtGTCAACCGGGGATTGAATCTGAGACCTTAAGGTAATTAAATGATTgtcttaccactaggctaactCCTTAATTAATAAACTACATGTATTACTTTTAAATACGGAGTACTTTACGAACATACGAGagggtacccgcacaatgtggTGGTAGAGCGACGACGACGGGTGACGCTGATAGtaacggtgtggttattaatgtaaagataGTTGACAAAATGATAACATAGTTGATGgaagggaagtgatattgaCACCacaatttttgataattttaccATACAGTACAAGTTTTGAAATACATTGTACAAGACATTAATGCACGCATGTGGTACGATTAACATTTTCTTTAATGAAAAGAGAcacttataaattaaaaaatatgtgtAAAGATGTTTAGTTTTATGTAAGAGTGTTTTAGAGTTTAGGATAAAGGTTACGGATAAAAAGAAGTAATTCAAAGGCTGAATTGTTTAAAGGATTGAAAAAAGTTCTTTCTCTCTAtcagatagtatagatatagatatcggGAAGGATGGACAAACCCAATTTACGACCTGAGCATATTAGTGGCACTGACTTtacattgtatatattttagcatgtttattttttgggttttaatCACATTCATTTGTTTCGTGTacgtattatttttaaatactttaCATAGAGAAGGATGACggtataaattaagttaaaatttaatatcattttttatattggtaatgattattttattatatattttaaaaagggggaaaatacataaaaaggtaaccttttTACACAAATTTCCTATTCAAGaaaacctatttagttttcaacTATTTAAAGGACTCCATTTCTGAAAGAGTAATTCTAGACCTACAAACattttacaaataaatttttacaaacataatttTTACCAATCAAATCATGTTTATGTGTCATCtcccctctttctctctctttgtTGATTGGACCAACTTCATACCACATGTGTTTGTagattttttgtttgtaaaaaaTTTGTCACCCTAGCATTGCTCTTTCTGAAAATTTCGCAATAAAGGGAATGTTATTAGTTTTTAACAAGAGCCTTCCGTTAAGTGGCATGTCACCACTTCCACGTCATCAACTTTGTTGACGTGGCATGCCATTTGACTTTGGCtaaaatctatatacatattaaaacaatagttatcatagCATTTTAAAACCTTTCAcaatttaaatctatttttaaaaattgccacataggtctttatcctatgtggcatctctatatttttttacaatatataaatctacaaaattatattatctaaaactattaaattaaataaaaataaaatctatatataaacaaaatcttataaaaataaaagtaaaaaatcacattctatatcataatagaaaccgtatgaatttaaaatctttttttaaagttggaaaatattttgttttcaaattatttatttcttaattttactatccaatataaccaatattatatatcacattgtaatatagttttttaccCTTTTTGTGGTGGTGATTTTAcgattataaaaactattatttattattaggtGAATTCAACGTAATTTGAATCATAAGTTTGttctttgcaaaaaataaaagatcgttataattttacattatatttacattttaacttcattttatgttcattagtattgcatgaagtataatatgtgatagttaatatgaatatttgataacgtatgtttttatataaatgcaaagattttcataaataataagagttatactttgaatttatctatttcaataaatgtaaaaatttccatttaatgataatatagatttatatgtacatccctaaataatgtatagttgttaaaagttattataaatattcatataactaaaacaaaatttttaaataaccgcacatcgtgcgggtaaaagacctagttatatatatatatatccgttaTTATAATAAAGCAATTGTAAACGAAACAAGACTAAGACGATTAGTTCATGAAAAAGCAATTGTAAACGAAACATGACCCATTGACAATTGTAAACTGAAACAATACTTGCTTTCTATACAAAACTCCAAAATAGGAACCCATTATTTCGTTTCCAAATTCAACAAATTGAAAACCCAAATGAACAATTGTAACTGAAATTCGTTACATGGAGTAATTAACACACAAAAAGTGTTTTTTTACCTGCTCGTGCGTAAACATATACAAGCTCCTCCAAAGAACCATATCTCCCACCCACCAATATTCTAGTAACATATTAACTTGACATTAATAa includes these proteins:
- the LOC122580318 gene encoding BAG family molecular chaperone regulator 2-like — encoded protein: MMIMKFRSMKLSRSFSKLRCGKANDSTARSKTNSVSLQGYGGTMGGEVKWELRPGGMLVQKREMVDESVDEEIMVVRVATGSQWHDISIQPTSTFGELKMILSMVTSLEPKEQRLLFKGKEREDGEYLHMVGVRDKDKVLMLQDPATKERKVLAAASARVAPYRTITV